Sequence from the Mauremys mutica isolate MM-2020 ecotype Southern chromosome 2, ASM2049712v1, whole genome shotgun sequence genome:
AACAGCACAGGGCTCTATGGATCTGGAGTGGAGTCAGATGTATTCACACTGGGCCAAGCCAAGCCCCAAACCGCTTTGCCTCTTCCCAGCGCGCAGCCAGGTCCCCAGCCTCCATTCGCAGCAGCCACAGCCACTTCCCCCCGGCTGGGGCTATGAAGCCAGGCAACATGTCAAGGAAAAGGAAATCCAATTTCTGACAGAGCTCGGAGTGCTTTAAATAGGATAAAAAGTCTGCCGACCAGGCTGGGAACAGCaagaagggaagggggagaaaggaGGAAAGTCAATGCCTGGCAGGGGATGGAGAGTCCATGAAGTGCCAAGGAGCCCGGCCGCCTGGCTGACGGCTCAGGGAGCAGAGGGATGAAAGTCAGTGACCAGGAAGCAGGAATGGGCAAGAAGTTCTGGGAGCCCATCCCTATCCTCTCAGGCCAAGTACCTGCAGGGAGGGCAGACCCATGCGTGTGGCGAGGGATCTGAGCCTGGGCCCCATCCTGTCCCCTGAGGCAGCAGGCCCAGTACCTAGCAGGTACATgttgagcagcagcagctgggctccgGTGCCATCTCTCATAGCAGTGCCTGTCCCACAGCGTCTGGCTTGGGCAGCCTGGGGCGTGTAGCATGCTcggggctggcagccagcagcTAGAGCTGGGCATCAGGTCAGAATTGGGGCTGTCCAGCGGATTGTCCCCCTCCtccacaccaccccttccccccagtccctgcccttgTGTTGCCTCTTCCCTGCAAGGCACCCTCCGGCCCCTCCAGATGGCTTGCTGCTGCAGGTGTGGATAGAGATAAAAGTTAGCAGATCCTGGGTTGATCCTGACGGATGCGAATCCACATTTATATAATGTAAGAAGCTGCTTCTCTCCCTGGAAAACTGCTGCCAGTTTGGCAGTGGAAGGTGACCTAGAACAAAAATGGCCCATAGCCTTTGCCCTTCCTTCATCGGTCTGTGCATGGAACAAGCTCACTTCCTGAGAACCTCAGCTACAAGAGAAATTGCTTAGaatagtggttcccaaactttggTATGTGGAGCCTTGCTGATGTAGCTCAGTTCCAGCTGTAGTTACATTAAAAGCTAAAAATAATCATTCTAATAGAAACAAGCTTTAATGACTAGGGATCCAATGTATGTGGTGTACATCATCTTGCATGGGAGATATGTGGCAAGGGTACAAGTACACTTTTTCTAACTGGAGATATACACctacctcctagaactggaagggaccttgaaaggttgagtccagccccctgccttcactagcaggaccaagtactgatttttgccccagatccctaagtggccctttcaaggattgaactcacaaccctggggttagcaggccaatgctcaaaccactgagctatccctccccccacttcaacCTTTAAATTGGTGGAAAGGAGTATGATAATTTTCTCTTCTTTTAATCATACTGGCCTTTAAAGATCCCATGGTACTTCATGCAAGTATAAAGGAATCAACCCTGCTatcttggccaaattccaacttgaGTAATTACAattctgcctacctaaaattCCCTTTGCAAGAATTTCAGTTGGCTACTACATTCAGTTCCCTTCCTAAACTATTGCTGTGTATTGTTAAACAGCTGCTTTCTTCTACCCCTGGGTTTTCTTCATTCCAAAAGGAGATGATGCCTATATTTTGTTTATGAATCACTCTGGGCCAAAAAAGTACTTGATTCATGTAAGTTGTTTCCTTCAGCTGCCTTTCAAAAGcaccagtatttttaaaaatgtgaactgaTGACTGAACCAGAGCTGAATTCTTAACTTAACCTACAGTGGAAAATGAAGGATTCTCTCTCACCTATTATTATTTTCAATTAGTTTATGcagaaaaaataaatttcaaacaCACATGCTACTGTCAGTTGCTCGCCTGTGCTTTAAAGTTGGTTGTATTTTACTTGGTTATTCTGTAGTAGAGATGATGGATTTAGTTTTTAAATTTAGAATTACCTTTGAGATGGTACATATTGATTCAAGAATGGTTTGGATATAAACATTTAGGGGACAAAAGGATATATATATAGATTTTAGAGTATATTGTCTTCATTACAGTAAACATGAAATTTAAACCTCCTTAGCCAGAGAGGAAATAAATGTCACTTCATTTGCTTATTTggcagtttgttttttaaatgcctttgtAAAGAGATTTCCCTGGTGTttacttaaattattttttttgtttacagCTAACCATGTGCTAAAGTTTGGAACGCTTGTCAGCACTTCAAATACCTATGATGAATCTGGAGTTGTGACCATAGAAACAGATAAACCGTTGCTGTGGACAATGGGTATCAAAAATAAGCAAAATGCTTAAGATAATAACTGCCTTTCTTTCAGCTGACCAAAGACTTTAAACATACTGGAAAATTTCACTCATTAACAGAAACAGAATTACTGTgccagcagtaaaaaaaaaaaaaaaaaaaaaatttttggagGAGCAGAAGGAAGGGAAAGACAATGGAGATCAATCGGTCAAGTGAAAAATCTTTAGGAAGATAGTGACAAAACAGAATATCTCCTTCTAGTTCCATGTGTAGGACACATGCACTTCCTAAaccagcagcactgaagggactAATGGGCATAGACTGACCTACTTTACTCCTTGCAGGAGTGTGTCCATATTAGGTTTTAATATTACTGTTAGATCAGTGGTTGAAGAATCTGTTCTCAAGTCAAATTTTAAATGATGTATTATGTATGTTCTTGTTTTGTATAAGAAAACCTTGTGCTGTTTAATGTGACTAGAACAGGCTGATCTTCTACCCTGCTGTTTAGTAACATAACTCAAGTGAAGTAGGCAAAAGCTAATTGCAAAtttttaagaaaaacagcaaTAAAACCGCTGCAGTGAAGTTTAGAATAGAAGGCTGAGTATTTCTTTTAATGCTGCTCTCTGTGCTGCCATTTTACTTCTACTTTCCAGCATCAAGTACTATTTACAAACTTCTAATTAACAGACAGTAAGCAGCATTAAACTAATAAAGTGCTAGTTAGTGTGCAAGCTTTTATAGATTAAGTTTAGATTTGTCACAACTGTATGAGCTTTGTATACAGAAGTTCATGCAAGTTCTTTAAACTGGATAAAGTTGCATTTTAATTTGTAAAATCTGAACAGACTGCTGTGATAACCAAACTGCTATATTTTCCTGTAAAGAGTTTGTTAGCGTAAGGTGGTACAGAATGCATGTGTCATTGAATAGATGCTAAACACAACGGTATATAACAAATTTCGTGCTAATGTTAGTGTCAAGCTGCACCATCTTGAAAAGCACTGTAAAGACACATTAGTGGAATCCAAAACTGGTAAGGAAGGATAAGGGCCCTCAGCTGATAGTGTGATCTGTAAGTATATATTTCAGTTGTTGCCTCTTAAAGAGATGGTTTTTAGAACAAGATCTGAAAAACTACCCTACTTTTTGTAAGTAAAACCAAAGGTTACTTCAGCTCAAAGACTAAAGTGAAGTCTTTTCAGCTTGCTTTATGCTTCTGACGGCACATTCCTTTTTGTaggggtctcccctcccccgatTACAAGACACAAGACAGGAAAATGGCAGTAGGTTAGTGTTTAATATGAATGGATTTAGAATTAGGTTTTAGTACCACCTAACGCTGGGCCAATATATGTAAAGAATTATTCTACTGCTGAAAGCAGTAAACCAAGAAAGGCAGTTCAGTCACTTTACCTCACCTCATACAATGAGCAGCCCACAGTGACAAGTTATTTATTTACTGAACCTAGAGAGTTCAAAGAGTCAGTAAAACAAAATGAGACTAACTCAGATGTCAAGCTTGTTTTAAATCTTAACCTGGTTTATAGCAGTAAATAAACAAGATACAGATTTATGGAATATTAGTAAacaaacccccaccccacacccattGTCCATCACTCCAAACTTCAGGTAACAGATCTTCTTGATGAGTGTTCAGCCACCACTGTAGAACAAGAGAGTTTGATCAGTTTCAAGTAAGACCACTATCTTAAGTTACATCATCTCATTCTAACTGGAACTAAATCCCCACTAAAACAGCCTTAAAAACAGCACAAACATTACACAGTCTTTGCTCTGAGAGAGTTTTCTTAATTTGAGGATTATGCCACTCTTGCTCCCAAAGGGGCAGGAAACATGTCAGAGGATTCCAGTCACCCTCTTTTCTTTGATTAGATGGGAGAGAGTTCCTGGAACTTTTGTTGTAATATGCATCCCTACTAGGGAAATGCCAAAATGACTGCTTTTTTAACCAATTAAGAAGTCTTAACTGAAGTGTTTGAAACCTTCAATATCCGTGATTTTTGTAGTGCTACTTACCAGATTGATTTAAGCTTCAATGTTCATATGCAAAAGCTTAATACATAACTTTTGTACAATATACCACAATTTATGTAACATTGGAAACACTGCTTTACTTTTAATAAAGGTATTTTTAGTACTATTATTTATTAGCTTTGTTGGGTGATTTCTTCCAATACAATCTCAAAACATTAACTTCTCAAAACTATATGCCTCATTTACACTACATTCTCTGCAAGTGTTCAAGACACTTAATTTTTAATTAGAAATTTCACTAAGTGGAAAGTTGAGAATGCAAAATCCAAACAAACTACTGTACTACCTAAACCTGCAGCAAGTAATTACTCCTGGGGCAATTCTGCATATTGATATTATTTTTGACAAATAAAGcactccagtttcaattattttggtaatttatttcaaaatacctgtcaacaatACATACAACTAAAAAGATTCTCCCAGGAGTTAAAGAAACCCTCTAATGACCCAGTTCCCACTGAGGAGTGTTGGAGTGGGCTGTGTGGGGTCCTCAGAACACATAcaaccctcctcccagagcccagctgcatgCACCACTAATTTCTTTACTGTCCCGCCAGGGGACATGGTATGGTGCGACCCTGCTCTTCCTCACCCTTTGCCAGAGCTGAGTCTCCCAGGCTCTCTCCTGTCCCCAGGAGAATGAGGCTCAAGCTGGGCAGCCACAATGTGCAGCCTCTATCCCCACTGGGCTGGGCACACCACTCACTGTAAACTGTGCTCTGCTaagtccagcagcccctagtggcggCCAGCAGCTCAATTCCACAGGGGAAACATGGAATTCTGAACAAATTCTGCATTACACAGtggtacagaattcccccaggagtatttaAACATTGTGGGCCACCTTCTCTCATCTACAAGTGCAATGAATCGCACTAAAATTTTGCAGTATATTATTTAGTAAACAAAAGATGAAGCACTAATATCTGAAAGCAAAATTGATTTACTGAAAACTCCTGAATGTTTGCAAGATATAGATGAAGTTGCTGAAGTGCTCACTATACTGTACTATAGTGATGGGGGCCACATAAGTACTTGGATAAACGAATACCAAAGCAGCCTTATGATTGTGTTCATTGAAATACTAAGCTTAGTTATCAACACAACTCTGAACACTTATTCATGTTCTGATACTGGCATTACCATTTTATCAGATTTACTTACACAATGATGTTGTTGATAGGGATATGGATCAATTTCACAAAGAAACCAATAAATCCCATTATCGCAAAACCTATTGCTGTCGCCATGGCAATCTTCTGGAATTCTGCAATTTAAGAAGTTATAGGTTTTAGTCCTGTAAGTTTAAATCTACCACTTAAAATGCAGTAGATTAGGTTACTACAATGACCATGGAGagatttgtgcctttgaaagttTCTCCCAACGTTAAGATAAAAGGCACTTTAGACGTGCCTTTTAGATGGTAAATGCCCCGAGACAAAGACACCGTTATTTCGTTTCTAAAAATAACCCAAGTTTTAGAAATACTAGTTTTCCAGGGATTAATACTTGTAGGATTACAAAATACAGAATATCATATTACTTAAAGCCAGATAAGCTAACTTGAACTTTTAAGTCAGACAATATTGTAAACAAAGCACTAAAGTATTCAATTTCCAAAAGAAAACAAGCAAAATCAAGTTAGTGACACTGCACAAGATTAATTTGATCAGACTAAACATCAGGATGTGAAGTGTCCATAGAAGCCATTATCAAAAGGATTCTGAAATTAAGCAATTTACATTTCAGAACACTTCAGCTGTGTAGACTGCTACAGAAACTCACTACCATACTGCTATCACAAGTTTGACTTCAGCAAGATGTAtaccagaaaaaagaaaaaaaaaatttcaaattggTTGTTATACACAGAATTAAGTGCATCTCATGATTTTTCAGACAAAACTGTGCAAAACAGGTTGTTTGCTACACAAGTGCAAAATTGAGAATCAGTCAACATGAAAAATGAATAGACATCAGTATGCCTATAAACACATGAACTTCCTGTTTTTTGTGTTTCAGACAATATCATAAGAtagaaaataaaagtgaaatgAGCATTATGGCCCTAGGTTTTTTCTCCCTTTAATCTTCCTTCTTGCATACTTTACCTTTTCTGTCTGGCTTAGTGCATCTTTTAACAAGCCTGATGGAATCTTTTACAAATTGACGGCTGGGCTCAACAAATTGCATTACTTGATCCATGACTGCCTGCAAGAGTAAGTGTCAATTTTAATACATAGATTGTTTCAAGAATCATTTTTATGTAAGATGTGAAATGATTTTTCAAGAGGCAAATACTGCCTTTGCCCTTCTGCTGGTCTTATTTAATGTACATTAAAGTGTTAACATTTTCACATTCAGTATTTAATCACACACTATGTCAGGATTCTAGGTTTTTTTAAGTCTACAaagttgttaaaaaaaatctatattttgttGCAATGTATTTTGTACCCAGGAGATGGAGCACAGTCAAGTAATCAATCCAAAGAACCATGAactttgacttccaatttttacaTCCTTTGAGTCTTATTGATGTTCCCATTCTCCTGCATAGTGTTCCTCTATTTTTGTCTCCATTATTCCTTCTATATTTACCAGTTTATACATTCTGAATCTAACTGGAGTACTGATATACTTTCACATTACAGTTTTCATCTATAAGTTGTCTGAACACTCTTCCAGGAggcgtgtttttgttttaactaCAACCAGAACAACAAACAGTAAACATTTAAGTGAGTGTGTCATGATCTAAATTAGGGCTGTACCGCGATTAAAAAAGTAATCGTgccgttaaacaatagaataccatttatttagtatttttggatgttttccacattttcaaatatattgatttcaattacaaacacagaatgcaaagtttAAAGTgctcaatttattttttattacaagtaaacctctaccccgatataacacgaccagaaataacacaaattcagatataacgcggtaaagcagtgctggggggggggggggctgcacactccagcagatcaaagcaagttcgatataacgtgatttcacttataacgcggtaagattttttggctcctgaggacagcgttatatcggggtagaggtgtatctgcaCTATAAAAAAcatcagtatttttcaattcacctaatacaagtattgtagtgcaatctctatcatgaaagttgaacttataaatatagaattatgtacaaaaaaactgcattcaaaaaaataaaacaaatgtaaaactttagagcctacaagtccacatgtagccagcatcacaag
This genomic interval carries:
- the SEC61G gene encoding protein transport protein Sec61 subunit gamma produces the protein MDQVMQFVEPSRQFVKDSIRLVKRCTKPDRKEFQKIAMATAIGFAIMGFIGFFVKLIHIPINNIIVGG